From Enterococcus mundtii, the proteins below share one genomic window:
- a CDS encoding adenine deaminase C-terminal domain-containing protein has product MKIDLLIRDAQVYNTAKQCFEKKHVTVSGEKFYYITTKDLSHLEILHEIDGRGKYMIPGLIDSHMHIESSMTTPSIFSKAVLPFGVTTVIADAHEMANVFGLEGLTEFMAAETELDIFHAIPSSVPSTTPELETTGGIIGLAETEKLLDNPKVICLGEAMNFHGIAHEPTSLIRQIIDLCKEKRPTMPLEGHCPKIYEEELAAFMYSGISSDHTHQFPESLAEKIENGMFIQFQNKSITPENMAVITENEYYDYACLITDDVMADDLLTGHLNENLRKAVEAGLPVEQAIYMTTYTPARRMGLNDRGLIGPGRMADFILLDDLSTFAISAVFKSGKEVYRQGEAITYPEKIEQFPASYSQTVHCKKLSLDDLRLPVKTDLASVRCNVIRKHEVGTFTERITKEIPVKDGYLDWENSDCALLLVMERYGKNGNVAYALMEEPISKPGSIATTWAHDHHNVMVMGNNCQDILLAQQKLLELQGGYVVVNEGKLTATCPLPIGGIVSQAPIEELGQDLKTVRREMQNLGYKNMNEIMSFSTLSLPVSPAIKMTDKGMMNTKTQEFYPLVFPSDGVLL; this is encoded by the coding sequence GTGAAGATTGACTTATTGATTAGAGATGCTCAAGTGTATAACACAGCCAAACAATGTTTTGAGAAGAAACATGTCACAGTCAGCGGTGAAAAATTTTATTACATCACAACAAAGGATCTGAGTCACTTGGAGATCCTTCATGAAATTGATGGCCGAGGGAAATACATGATTCCTGGCTTGATTGACAGCCACATGCACATTGAGAGTTCAATGACTACGCCAAGTATTTTTTCAAAGGCCGTTTTACCATTTGGTGTGACTACAGTGATTGCGGATGCGCATGAGATGGCAAATGTTTTTGGGCTTGAAGGGTTGACTGAATTTATGGCTGCAGAAACGGAATTAGATATTTTCCATGCTATCCCATCGTCCGTTCCTTCCACTACACCTGAACTAGAAACTACCGGTGGCATCATTGGGTTAGCTGAAACAGAAAAGTTGTTAGACAATCCAAAAGTGATTTGTTTAGGCGAAGCCATGAATTTTCACGGCATTGCCCATGAACCAACTTCGCTGATTCGCCAAATTATTGACCTATGTAAAGAAAAACGTCCGACGATGCCGTTAGAAGGACATTGTCCTAAAATTTACGAAGAAGAATTGGCAGCATTTATGTATAGCGGGATTTCTTCTGATCATACGCATCAGTTTCCAGAATCCTTAGCAGAAAAAATTGAGAACGGCATGTTTATCCAATTTCAAAACAAGTCGATCACACCGGAAAATATGGCGGTGATCACAGAAAATGAATATTATGACTATGCTTGTCTGATCACTGATGATGTGATGGCAGACGATTTACTCACTGGTCACTTAAATGAAAATTTGAGAAAGGCAGTAGAGGCGGGGTTACCGGTCGAACAAGCGATCTATATGACGACTTATACGCCTGCACGTAGAATGGGTTTGAATGATCGTGGATTGATTGGACCTGGACGAATGGCTGATTTTATTTTGTTAGATGATTTATCTACATTCGCTATTTCTGCGGTCTTTAAATCGGGCAAAGAAGTCTACAGGCAAGGTGAGGCGATCACTTATCCAGAAAAAATCGAACAATTTCCTGCTTCATACAGTCAAACGGTCCATTGTAAAAAGCTTTCTTTAGATGATCTAAGGTTGCCAGTCAAAACGGATTTGGCAAGTGTTCGTTGTAATGTTATTCGTAAACATGAGGTTGGTACGTTTACAGAACGGATCACGAAGGAAATTCCGGTGAAAGATGGATACCTCGATTGGGAAAATTCAGATTGCGCCTTATTGCTCGTGATGGAACGTTATGGAAAGAATGGCAATGTGGCGTATGCTTTGATGGAAGAACCCATTTCAAAACCAGGAAGTATTGCGACGACTTGGGCGCATGATCATCATAACGTGATGGTGATGGGGAATAACTGCCAAGACATTCTGCTGGCTCAGCAAAAATTGTTGGAATTACAAGGTGGCTATGTGGTAGTTAACGAGGGCAAATTAACAGCAACTTGCCCGCTACCGATTGGCGGGATCGTTTCACAAGCGCCAATTGAAGAGTTAGGCCAAGATTTAAAAACTGTGCGTAGAGAAATGCAAAATCTTGGCTACAAAAATATGAATGAGATCATGTCATTTTCTACGTTGTCATTACCAGTTTCACCTGCAATCAAAATGACAGATAAAGGAATGATGAATACGAAAACACAGGAATTTTATCCGTTGGTTTTTCCAAGTGATGGTGTTTTGTTATGA
- a CDS encoding ABC transporter substrate-binding protein, which yields MKKGFLVSSVVLASMFVLTACGGGSETNSSEAKESKDLVVSTFGLSEDIVKSDVMDPFEKEFDAKITMDLGNSGDRFNKLISNPRGIDVIELAQANSADGASQELFEKLDESKIPNLADLTEGAKEVFDSGAGVPIAVNSVGIVYDREKVGKEITSWSDLWDSALEGKISIPEITTTAGPLMMYIASDHAGVAIEDDNGEAAFEALEELKPNIVKTYARSSDLANMFQAGEIEAAIVMDFAYDIVKGDSDTIEYVVPESGTYANYNTINIPKEAANKELAYSFINYRISEESQKTKALSLNEAPTNDKVELSEEEAGNMTYGAVADRAKNIDFDFVNSQMTDWIDRWNRLINQ from the coding sequence GTGAAAAAAGGCTTTCTAGTAAGTTCAGTAGTTTTAGCAAGTATGTTTGTATTGACAGCTTGCGGTGGAGGATCTGAAACTAATTCTTCCGAAGCGAAAGAGTCAAAAGATCTAGTTGTATCAACATTTGGTTTAAGCGAAGATATCGTGAAAAGCGATGTGATGGATCCTTTTGAAAAAGAATTCGATGCGAAGATCACAATGGATCTAGGAAACAGTGGCGACCGCTTCAACAAATTAATCAGTAATCCTAGAGGAATCGACGTGATTGAGTTAGCGCAAGCGAACTCAGCGGATGGCGCTTCTCAAGAATTATTTGAAAAACTAGATGAATCAAAAATCCCGAATTTAGCGGACTTAACTGAAGGAGCGAAGGAAGTCTTTGATAGTGGTGCGGGTGTTCCGATTGCTGTAAACAGTGTAGGTATCGTTTACGACAGAGAAAAAGTTGGAAAAGAAATTACTAGCTGGTCAGATCTTTGGGATTCAGCATTAGAAGGAAAAATCTCGATCCCGGAAATTACTACGACTGCCGGTCCTTTGATGATGTATATTGCAAGTGATCATGCGGGTGTAGCGATTGAAGATGACAATGGCGAGGCAGCATTTGAAGCCTTAGAAGAATTGAAACCAAATATCGTTAAGACCTATGCAAGATCTTCTGACTTAGCAAACATGTTCCAAGCAGGAGAAATCGAAGCAGCGATCGTGATGGATTTTGCTTATGATATCGTCAAAGGGGATTCTGACACGATCGAATACGTGGTCCCTGAGAGTGGCACATATGCGAACTACAATACGATTAATATTCCAAAAGAAGCAGCGAATAAAGAATTGGCTTACTCATTCATCAACTATAGAATTAGCGAAGAATCACAAAAAACAAAGGCACTTTCATTAAATGAAGCACCGACGAATGATAAAGTGGAGTTGAGTGAAGAAGAAGCTGGTAATATGACGTATGGGGCAGTTGCTGATCGTGCAAAAAATATTGACTTTGATTTCGTGAATAGTCAAATGACTGACTGGATCGATCGTTGGAATCGTTTGATCAACCAATAA
- a CDS encoding ABC transporter ATP-binding protein gives MSFVNLNNIRVSYDGKQNILEDLSISMEKGELVSLLGPSGCGKTTTLRVIAGLISPNEGSFVLEDQELVKVPVHKRNFGMVFQSYALFPHLTIAENVAFGLKLRKENKADIAKKVADMLAICGLEQLGDRYPKQLSGGQRQRVALARALVIEPKLLLLDEPLSNLDAKLRVQMRIEIKRIQQQLGITTVFVTHDQEECFSISDKVAVMNNGVIEQYDTPETIYRHPKTRFVAHFIGFENFFPVEQIEGIRYQAAGNVIETPYEQPIAERLVATIRPEDIEIASDATHNLVKGEVKVRTFLGKSYQYEVTTALGKFLVNGTDKQIYQAGDQINLHFPKDKIVLLEDK, from the coding sequence GTGAGTTTTGTAAATTTGAACAATATCCGTGTGAGTTATGACGGAAAACAAAATATATTAGAAGATTTGTCTATTTCAATGGAAAAAGGAGAGCTAGTTTCTTTATTAGGCCCTAGTGGTTGCGGTAAAACAACGACGCTACGTGTGATTGCTGGATTGATTTCGCCGAATGAGGGCTCTTTTGTTCTGGAAGATCAAGAATTAGTGAAAGTTCCTGTGCATAAACGTAATTTTGGTATGGTATTCCAGAGCTATGCGTTGTTTCCTCATCTAACGATTGCTGAGAATGTCGCTTTCGGTTTGAAATTGCGTAAAGAAAATAAAGCGGATATCGCCAAGAAAGTAGCTGATATGTTAGCAATCTGTGGCTTGGAACAGTTGGGTGATCGTTACCCGAAACAACTGTCAGGTGGGCAACGTCAACGAGTGGCTTTGGCTCGAGCATTGGTTATTGAACCTAAGTTACTATTGCTAGACGAACCATTAAGTAATTTAGATGCGAAACTACGTGTCCAAATGCGGATCGAGATCAAACGTATCCAACAACAACTTGGTATTACAACAGTTTTTGTGACCCACGATCAAGAAGAATGCTTTTCGATCTCGGATAAAGTCGCGGTCATGAATAATGGCGTTATCGAGCAATATGATACACCGGAAACAATCTATCGACATCCAAAAACTCGTTTTGTTGCACATTTTATCGGTTTTGAAAATTTCTTTCCAGTTGAACAAATCGAAGGCATCCGCTATCAAGCTGCAGGGAATGTCATTGAGACACCTTATGAGCAACCGATAGCAGAGCGATTAGTAGCGACGATCCGTCCCGAAGATATTGAGATTGCCTCTGATGCGACACATAATCTTGTAAAAGGTGAAGTGAAAGTCAGAACATTTTTAGGGAAAAGTTACCAGTATGAAGTGACAACGGCTTTAGGTAAGTTCTTAGTAAACGGTACGGATAAACAAATTTACCAAGCAGGGGATCAAATCAACCTGCATTTCCCAAAAGATAAAATCGTTCTTTTGGAAGATAAATAA
- a CDS encoding ABC transporter permease — translation MRKQKGMTIIAVLVFAFLFLPLVIIVVTSFGQSSTIQFPIDGFSLEWYKKALSSETFMNSFKLSLSIGVGATLLALLVGVPTSYALSRYHMKSKQLFKNFFLSPTMIPGIVVGYSLFQYIVIKFNLPVIQALLIGHFLISLPYIIRVVGSSMEQLDFSIEEVAWTLGCTKTRAFMQVVLPNVSSGIFAAFMLAFVNSFNNVPVSMFLSGPGVTMLPTSLLSYIEYTYDPTVSAISVMIMVLTVFLMFIIEKTLGLASIA, via the coding sequence ATGCGTAAGCAAAAAGGGATGACGATCATCGCAGTATTAGTTTTTGCGTTTTTGTTTTTACCATTAGTGATTATTGTTGTAACGTCTTTTGGACAATCATCGACGATACAATTTCCGATTGATGGATTCTCATTAGAATGGTACAAGAAAGCACTAAGTTCTGAAACATTTATGAATAGCTTTAAATTGAGTTTAAGTATTGGCGTAGGGGCTACTCTGTTAGCTTTATTAGTAGGCGTGCCGACTTCTTACGCACTTTCTCGTTACCACATGAAGAGTAAACAGCTTTTTAAAAATTTCTTTTTGTCACCAACGATGATTCCGGGTATCGTTGTCGGCTATTCCTTGTTCCAATACATTGTGATCAAGTTTAACTTGCCGGTGATCCAAGCTTTATTGATTGGTCATTTTTTGATCAGCCTACCGTATATCATTCGCGTCGTAGGTTCAAGCATGGAGCAATTAGATTTTTCGATCGAAGAAGTTGCTTGGACATTGGGTTGTACCAAAACCCGCGCTTTTATGCAAGTCGTCTTACCAAATGTTTCTTCTGGAATATTTGCGGCGTTTATGCTGGCTTTTGTCAACTCATTCAATAATGTACCAGTTTCAATGTTTTTATCTGGACCAGGAGTAACGATGTTGCCCACTTCATTGTTGAGCTACATTGAATATACGTATGATCCGACTGTGTCGGCGATTTCAGTAATGATCATGGTATTAACCGTTTTCTTGATGTTTATTATTGAGAAAACGTTAGGATTGGCTTCAATCGCTTAA
- a CDS encoding ABC transporter permease — protein MRKNVPYLIIAPGTILLLFFMILPLVNIIWPTIFTETGASLSAYTSFLTDDFNLKIFLRTIRVSVIVTLISAVLGIPTAYFIAGVGKKWKSLLMAMTMFPLLTNSVIRSFAWINILGRTGVINNFLIRIGLIEQPIALLYTEFAIIIGSVYLFLPTMVMTLVGVMENIEKETLEAAETLGASPFKTFYKIVMPLCIPGVIVGSILVFTGTLTAYTTPQLLGGNQNMMMATFLYQKASTLGDWTSASVIALIMIVTTLIVNKGLNMIAARLDRREMNHA, from the coding sequence ATGAGGAAGAATGTTCCGTATTTGATCATTGCGCCGGGAACGATCTTATTACTATTTTTTATGATTTTGCCATTGGTCAATATTATATGGCCAACTATTTTTACTGAAACAGGTGCTAGTCTAAGTGCTTACACCAGTTTTTTGACAGATGATTTCAATTTGAAGATTTTTCTTCGAACAATTCGCGTTTCTGTCATTGTGACATTGATTTCTGCCGTTTTAGGTATTCCAACAGCTTATTTTATTGCAGGTGTGGGTAAAAAGTGGAAAAGTTTATTGATGGCAATGACGATGTTTCCATTATTGACCAATTCAGTCATCCGTAGTTTTGCCTGGATCAACATTTTAGGAAGGACAGGAGTGATCAATAATTTCTTGATTCGTATAGGACTGATCGAACAACCCATCGCCTTACTATATACGGAGTTTGCAATTATTATTGGGTCTGTCTATTTGTTCTTACCTACCATGGTCATGACACTTGTCGGCGTGATGGAAAATATTGAGAAAGAAACACTGGAAGCTGCCGAAACGTTAGGTGCGAGTCCGTTTAAAACGTTCTATAAAATCGTCATGCCACTTTGTATACCTGGAGTGATCGTTGGCAGTATTTTAGTCTTTACAGGCACGTTGACGGCTTATACGACACCACAACTTTTAGGTGGGAACCAAAATATGATGATGGCGACTTTCTTATACCAAAAAGCATCGACTTTAGGTGATTGGACTTCAGCAAGTGTCATTGCATTGATCATGATCGTTACGACTCTGATCGTGAATAAAGGATTGAATATGATTGCTGCACGTTTAGATCGGAGGGAAATGAATCATGCGTAA
- a CDS encoding ATP-binding cassette domain-containing protein — MIELINLGKQYKQKILFQDVNVIFNEGKKSFIKGINGSGKSVLMKLIVGYSTPTNGMVKVAGKIIGLDQDFIPDAGVFINAPDFIKSWTGAENLLYLANIRKIANEKKIRFLASQLNLEKDLNKKYKHYSLGMKQKLRIIQALMDEPTYLILDEPFDALDKNSRENVLNLLDNYLSENAQRILIFSSHNDRMEDFADHIYELENQTLLQIK; from the coding sequence TTGATTGAATTAATTAATCTGGGAAAACAATATAAGCAAAAAATTTTATTTCAAGATGTGAATGTTATCTTCAATGAAGGAAAAAAATCTTTTATTAAAGGAATAAATGGTTCAGGAAAAAGTGTACTTATGAAGCTCATTGTAGGATACTCTACCCCAACAAACGGGATGGTCAAAGTTGCTGGAAAAATAATAGGCCTAGATCAAGATTTTATACCTGATGCAGGAGTTTTCATTAACGCACCTGATTTTATTAAAAGTTGGACTGGTGCAGAAAATTTGTTGTATTTAGCAAATATCCGCAAAATAGCTAATGAAAAAAAAATTCGTTTTTTAGCAAGTCAATTGAATCTAGAAAAAGATCTGAATAAAAAGTATAAACATTATTCACTTGGTATGAAACAAAAATTAAGAATCATTCAAGCGCTTATGGATGAACCTACCTATTTAATTCTAGACGAACCTTTTGATGCTCTTGATAAAAACAGTCGAGAAAATGTTTTGAATTTGTTAGACAATTACCTTAGTGAAAATGCTCAAAGAATTCTAATTTTTTCTAGTCATAACGATAGGATGGAAGACTTTGCAGATCATATCTACGAACTTGAAAATCAAACGCTACTTCAAATAAAATGA
- a CDS encoding alpha/beta fold hydrolase, whose protein sequence is MVLLVLLILSGCQTQENKSQKETASTETTRTSQVKSVEKGTVPTLFVHGYKGTVNSFKGMIDRLEGESKGQQELTLTVDTNGNVQAQGELSKEATNPMIQVLFEDNENNEWNQAEWIRACLVYLQTTDQINKVNIVGHSMGGVSGLRYLVTYGQETTLPQVEKFVALGAPFNDFVDDSGQNLADLLENGPTVVSSRYQDYQTMIGNLPTDTQFLLVAGQLSEVELSDGTVPLNSALAVYALLKQHGNPVMEKVEEGEGASHSMLHENEEVDREVSRFLWDID, encoded by the coding sequence ATGGTGTTGCTGGTACTGCTAATCCTCTCTGGTTGTCAAACGCAAGAAAACAAGAGCCAAAAAGAAACTGCCTCCACGGAAACAACGAGGACAAGCCAAGTGAAATCTGTAGAAAAGGGGACTGTGCCTACCTTATTTGTTCACGGATATAAAGGAACAGTGAATTCATTCAAAGGAATGATCGATCGATTAGAAGGAGAAAGCAAAGGGCAACAAGAATTGACATTGACTGTAGATACCAATGGAAACGTTCAAGCGCAAGGGGAATTATCAAAAGAAGCAACCAATCCAATGATCCAAGTGCTTTTCGAAGACAATGAAAATAATGAGTGGAATCAAGCAGAATGGATTCGTGCATGTCTGGTTTATTTGCAGACAACTGATCAAATCAACAAAGTGAACATTGTCGGACATTCAATGGGTGGGGTCAGTGGCCTCCGTTATCTAGTCACGTATGGCCAAGAAACAACTTTACCGCAAGTTGAAAAGTTTGTAGCGTTAGGCGCACCTTTCAATGATTTTGTGGATGATAGCGGTCAGAATTTAGCTGATTTACTCGAAAATGGTCCGACAGTAGTGTCTTCAAGGTATCAAGATTATCAAACAATGATAGGGAATCTCCCTACCGACACACAATTTTTATTAGTTGCAGGGCAGTTGAGTGAAGTAGAGCTAAGTGATGGAACTGTTCCACTGAATAGTGCATTAGCAGTTTATGCCTTATTGAAACAGCATGGTAACCCTGTAATGGAAAAGGTCGAAGAAGGGGAAGGTGCTTCACATAGTATGCTTCATGAAAATGAAGAAGTGGATCGAGAAGTTAGTCGATTTCTTTGGGATATTGATTGA
- the nusG gene encoding transcription termination/antitermination protein NusG — protein sequence MESFEKNWYVLHTYSGYENKVKANIESRAQSMKMADFIFRVVVPEETETEVKNGKEKEIVHKTFPGYVLVEMIMSDASWYVVRNTPGVTGFVGSHGAGSKPAPLLPEEVNHILRSIGMSLRQNELKVEVGEVVKIIEGAFAGLEGQVTEVDEEKEKLKVNIDMFGRETSTELDFDQVDKID from the coding sequence ATGGAATCTTTTGAAAAAAATTGGTATGTATTACATACATACTCTGGATACGAAAACAAAGTAAAAGCAAATATCGAGTCACGTGCGCAAAGTATGAAAATGGCTGATTTTATTTTCCGTGTCGTTGTTCCTGAAGAAACAGAAACTGAAGTGAAAAATGGGAAAGAAAAAGAAATCGTTCATAAAACATTCCCTGGATATGTCTTAGTAGAAATGATCATGTCAGATGCTTCATGGTATGTTGTCCGTAACACACCGGGCGTTACAGGTTTTGTTGGTTCTCACGGAGCAGGAAGTAAGCCTGCACCTTTATTACCGGAAGAAGTAAATCATATCTTACGTTCAATCGGTATGAGTTTACGTCAAAACGAACTGAAAGTAGAAGTTGGCGAAGTTGTTAAGATCATCGAAGGAGCTTTTGCTGGATTAGAAGGTCAAGTGACAGAAGTCGATGAAGAAAAAGAAAAACTAAAAGTAAACATTGACATGTTCGGTCGTGAAACAAGTACAGAGCTTGATTTTGATCAAGTAGATAAAATCGACTAA
- a CDS encoding helix-turn-helix domain-containing protein codes for MEVHELLKKMRVDRGLSQKKLAHGIVSRETLAKYENGKNHLPLLVFLELLERLNMTIDEFMFYLDGDKVSQKNLSLKKMFRNLEKNSGAINYQLKKLAQEVEYSDDLVVIRNYLAVKTYKWYEEIDGVKKLNKKDTNYLKRLSDYLEKIDEWGRFEMTTFATLLYLFETSYIKQRLKEVEKNVMKNGEFEIFHSILSGIYNNVFLLMIEREELKLAKYYLEKLFETRRRIIFQRETEIYHRFYQLLLAHIEGEAVSKKIKDYIMGLELIGASKLKNELLADLHRFETQYEIEHIFNILDKNF; via the coding sequence ATGGAAGTTCATGAATTATTAAAAAAAATGCGTGTGGATAGAGGCCTCTCTCAAAAAAAATTAGCCCATGGAATTGTTTCGCGGGAAACGTTAGCTAAATATGAGAATGGGAAAAATCATTTACCATTATTAGTCTTTTTAGAATTATTAGAACGATTGAATATGACGATCGATGAATTCATGTTTTATCTTGATGGAGATAAAGTATCTCAAAAAAATTTGAGTTTGAAGAAAATGTTCCGGAATCTAGAAAAAAATAGTGGTGCAATCAATTATCAATTAAAAAAACTAGCCCAAGAAGTAGAATACTCAGATGATTTAGTCGTCATAAGAAATTATCTTGCTGTCAAAACTTATAAATGGTATGAGGAAATCGATGGTGTAAAAAAATTAAATAAAAAAGATACTAACTATCTGAAAAGATTATCTGATTATTTAGAGAAAATCGATGAGTGGGGAAGATTTGAAATGACGACCTTTGCTACTCTCCTCTATTTATTTGAAACAAGTTACATCAAACAGCGATTAAAAGAAGTAGAAAAAAATGTGATGAAAAATGGAGAATTTGAGATCTTCCATTCCATATTATCAGGTATTTATAATAATGTGTTTTTACTGATGATTGAAAGAGAAGAGCTAAAATTAGCTAAGTATTATTTGGAAAAACTATTTGAGACTCGACGTAGAATTATTTTTCAGCGAGAAACTGAAATATATCATCGGTTTTATCAACTTTTACTTGCGCACATCGAAGGAGAGGCTGTCAGTAAAAAAATAAAGGATTATATTATGGGATTAGAATTGATTGGAGCGAGCAAGTTGAAGAATGAACTTTTAGCTGATTTACATAGATTTGAAACACAATACGAGATCGAACATATTTTTAATATATTAGATAAAAATTTTTAG
- the secE gene encoding preprotein translocase subunit SecE has protein sequence MKFLKSVKDEMKQVTWSSKKQLRKDTLVVIETSIIFGLMFFVMDTAIQSLFAWILK, from the coding sequence ATGAAATTTCTTAAAAGTGTAAAAGATGAAATGAAACAAGTGACTTGGTCAAGTAAAAAACAATTACGTAAAGATACACTAGTCGTTATCGAAACATCGATCATCTTCGGACTAATGTTTTTCGTGATGGATACAGCGATTCAAAGTCTGTTTGCATGGATCTTGAAATAA
- the rpmG gene encoding 50S ribosomal protein L33 has protein sequence MAKKKAALACSVCGSRNYTKSISEGKSGERLEINKFCKYCNQYTLHKETK, from the coding sequence ATGGCAAAGAAAAAAGCGGCATTAGCATGTTCCGTTTGTGGTTCTCGAAACTATACTAAGTCGATTAGTGAAGGAAAAAGCGGCGAGCGTTTGGAAATCAACAAATTTTGTAAATATTGTAATCAATACACATTACATAAAGAGACAAAATAA
- the cbpA gene encoding cyclic di-AMP binding protein CbpA, which produces MLLKTLVYKKKDLTTVSETSNLEEALEILETSGYRCVPILDTSGNIFRGNIYKMHIYRHKANGGDMTLPVTHLLKNATKFIDLDTSFFKVFFTIKELPYIAVLDSQNHFYGILTHSTLLGMLSQSWSVEQGSYVLTIASTGKQGDLAAISKIIAKYSSIASCITLDIEKDEYIRRTLITLPAHTEKSVCDSIVNHLEKKNYKVIEIENLQDANK; this is translated from the coding sequence ATGCTATTAAAAACTCTTGTTTACAAGAAAAAAGATTTGACTACCGTCTCTGAGACAAGCAACTTGGAAGAAGCACTAGAAATTTTAGAAACATCCGGTTACCGTTGTGTACCGATTCTTGATACTTCCGGGAATATTTTCCGTGGGAATATTTATAAAATGCACATCTATCGTCACAAAGCAAATGGCGGCGATATGACTTTACCAGTCACTCATCTATTGAAAAACGCAACAAAATTCATTGATTTAGATACTTCTTTCTTTAAAGTATTCTTTACGATCAAAGAGCTTCCATACATTGCTGTACTTGATAGCCAAAACCATTTCTATGGGATTTTGACACACAGTACCTTACTTGGTATGTTGTCTCAGTCTTGGAGCGTAGAACAAGGAAGCTACGTCTTGACGATTGCTTCGACAGGTAAACAAGGTGACTTAGCGGCGATTTCAAAGATCATCGCAAAATATAGTAGCATTGCTAGTTGTATCACTTTGGACATCGAAAAAGATGAATACATCCGTCGTACCTTGATCACTCTACCAGCCCATACAGAAAAAAGTGTCTGTGATTCAATCGTTAATCACTTAGAAAAGAAAAATTACAAAGTGATCGAAATTGAAAATTTACAAGATGCTAATAAATAA
- a CDS encoding QueT transporter family protein has translation MERTKSRQRLMVVVVNGLIMALYLALTILVAPVSSGPIQFRISESLNHLVVFNRKLLWGVLGGVIVYNAIYGFGVMDVIFGGGQTLLALGLTALIQNKVKNVKVRLALNTAFFTISMFMIAYMLVPTGGQAFWTTYGTLALSEFIVMAVSAPLMYYLDQAVKFNDRV, from the coding sequence ATGGAGAGAACAAAGAGTAGGCAACGACTGATGGTAGTTGTTGTCAATGGGCTGATCATGGCCTTGTATCTAGCGTTAACGATTTTGGTAGCACCTGTATCTTCAGGACCAATCCAATTTCGTATTTCAGAAAGTTTGAATCATTTGGTGGTATTCAATCGAAAATTATTATGGGGTGTCTTAGGTGGCGTGATCGTTTATAATGCCATTTATGGTTTTGGTGTCATGGATGTGATTTTTGGTGGTGGTCAAACACTACTCGCATTAGGACTAACTGCACTTATCCAAAATAAAGTGAAAAATGTCAAAGTGCGCTTAGCATTAAATACAGCGTTCTTTACAATTAGTATGTTTATGATTGCTTATATGTTAGTACCAACTGGCGGACAAGCGTTTTGGACAACCTATGGTACACTTGCGTTAAGTGAATTTATCGTGATGGCTGTTTCTGCGCCATTGATGTATTATCTAGACCAAGCAGTGAAATTCAACGATCGTGTATGA